GCGAGTCTCATCGCATCTCCTTGATCAGGACCCTGGGGTCGGGGGAAGGCAGGGACTGCTGGGGGACGTGCGGGTGGTGCGTGGTGCCCCGGGCGGCGGCCGTCATGCGGCGCCCACCTCCCGGACCTGGCCGGTCCGGCGCGCCTGCTCGGCGGCGAACACGACGAGGTGGCTGTCGAGGGACTCGGCCGCTCCGGACCGGACCCAGGTGCGGTCGCCGGTGGCGACCGCGGCGGTGAAGGCGTCCATGAGGCCGGCGTCGCCGCCGCCGTGGCCGTCCGCGGCGTTGGACCCGGCCGCGCCGGTGTCGAGGACGCGCACGGTGTTGTCCCGGAAGTCGACGACGCGGACCCGCTCGCCGTCGCCCTCGAGCGAGCCGTGGGTGCCGAACACCCGCGTCTGCCGGTGGGTCTGCTCCGAGAACGCCGTCATGGTGAACGTCGCCGCCGCGCCGCCCTCGAGGCGCATCGCGACGACCTGGTGGTCGACCACGTCGTTGTCGCAGGCCCACACGCAGCGGCCGTACGGGCCGGTGCGCAGCGCGTCGACGACCCCCTGCTCGTCGGTGCGCGACGTGATGACGGTGACCGGCCAGACGGGCCCGTCGGCGCGGAGCGTGCCGAGGTACAGCCGCGGGGCGGAGTACGGGCAGCCGGGCTCGAGGGCGCAGTCGAGGCACCGGTCGGCGGCGCCGGCGGGCCGGTGCTCGGGGCGGAACTCGGTGAGCGAGCCGAACGACGACACGCTCTCGACCCGCAGGCCGGTCACGTACCGGATCCAGTCCACGTCGTGGCAGGACTTGGCCAGCAGCATCGGCGCCGACTCGTCCTCGCGCCGCCAGGGCCCGCGCACGTAGGAGTGCGCCATGTGCCACCAGCCGACCGGCTCCAGGTGCTGCACGTCGACCACCCGGCCGAGGACGCCGGAGTCGACGACCTCCTTCACCAGGTCGGTGTACGGCGTGTACCGCAGGACGTGGCAGACGCCGAACAGCACGCCCGCCCGCTCGACGGCCGCGACGATCCGGCGGCACTCCGCCTCGGTCGGGGCGATCGGCTTCTCCAGGAGCACCGCGTAGCCGAGCGCCGCGAACGCCTCCGCCGGCTCGGCGTGGTCGCGGTCCTGGGTGGAGATCACGACCATGTCCGCCACCCGGCCCTGCGCGGCGAGGTCCCGCCAGTCGTCGTAGTGCGCGACGCCCGGGTCGCCCGCGGCGACGAGGTCGCGCCGGTGCGGCTGCGGGTCGGCGACGGCGACGAGCCGGGCGCGCCCCGGGTTCGCCCGCGCCCACGCCAGGTAGGTCTGGCCGCGGTTGCCCGCGCCGACCAGGGCGACGGTGACCGGGGGCAGCCCGGCGACGGCGTCGGCGGTGCTGCGGCGCGGCGCACGCTCCCACGGCCGCGCGGCGGGGGCGGCCGGTGCCGTCGGCGACCGCGTCGCCGCACCCGCCGGGACGCCGGTGGGCGCGCCCGTCGTGCGCGGGGACGTCTCGCTGCTCGTTGCCATGCGGACCGCCTGGGGACTCGTCACGTCGTGGACTCGTCCGCGCGGTGCGCGTCGTGGCGTCGGGGCCGTGCTGGCGGTCGTCCTCCCCGTCGAGGGCGACCGTCTGGCGGAGCGCAGGGGGCTGGCCTGCGTCGCGACGACCCTCCCGGGCTGGGGGCGGGTCGTGCAGTGGGACGGGACGCTAGCCCGGGGTCGCCGCCCCGTCAACCACCTCGGGGCCGCCGACCGTCGTCACCGCCGGGGCGTCCGGGTCGAACCCCAGGTCCCGGGAGATGCGCCGGGCGGCGTCGCGCACGGTGCGGCCGAGCTCCTGGTAGTGCCACGCCGGCTGGTCGAGCTTGAGGCCCGTGATGGAGATCGCGCCGACGCACGCGCCGTCGTGCCCGAGCAGCGGCGAGCCGATGCAGAACACCCCCTCGGCGTCCTCCTCGTCGTCGATCGCGTAGCCCTGCGCGCGGCTCTCGGCCAGGTGCGCGACCAGCGTGTCGACGTCCGTGATGGTGCGCGACGTGCGGCGCATGAGGCCCACCCGCCCGACCAGCTCGCGCACCTGGTCGGGCGGCAGCCACGACAGGATCGCCTTGCCCAGGCCGGTGGAGTGCGGCAGCTCGTGGCTGCCCATCCGCAGGTCGAGGCGGACGCGCTCGTTGCCGCCGACCTGGTCGATGACGACCGCCTGGTCCTGGACCAGCGTCGCGAGCCGGGCCGTCGCCGCGGTGGCGCGGGCCAGGGCCACGAGGTGCGGCCGCGCGACGTCGCGCAGGGACGTCTGCGCGAGGGCCTGCGAGCCCAGCCGCGCGAGCGCCATGCCGAGCCGGTAGCGCCGGGACATGCCCGCGCCGTCGTCGGCCACCAGCCCGCGGCGCGTGAGCGTGTACAGCGTCGCGAAGGCCGCGCTCTTGGACAGGCCGAGCGCCTGGCCGATCTCGGTCACGGACATGCCCTCG
This is a stretch of genomic DNA from Cellulomonas sp. ES6. It encodes these proteins:
- a CDS encoding IclR family transcriptional regulator, with translation MEPSPPEPEDSRYWVRSVARAVDVLELLAARPPGEGMSVTEIGQALGLSKSAAFATLYTLTRRGLVADDGAGMSRRYRLGMALARLGSQALAQTSLRDVARPHLVALARATAATARLATLVQDQAVVIDQVGGNERVRLDLRMGSHELPHSTGLGKAILSWLPPDQVRELVGRVGLMRRTSRTITDVDTLVAHLAESRAQGYAIDDEEDAEGVFCIGSPLLGHDGACVGAISITGLKLDQPAWHYQELGRTVRDAARRISRDLGFDPDAPAVTTVGGPEVVDGAATPG
- a CDS encoding Gfo/Idh/MocA family oxidoreductase, which gives rise to MTSPQAVRMATSSETSPRTTGAPTGVPAGAATRSPTAPAAPAARPWERAPRRSTADAVAGLPPVTVALVGAGNRGQTYLAWARANPGRARLVAVADPQPHRRDLVAAGDPGVAHYDDWRDLAAQGRVADMVVISTQDRDHAEPAEAFAALGYAVLLEKPIAPTEAECRRIVAAVERAGVLFGVCHVLRYTPYTDLVKEVVDSGVLGRVVDVQHLEPVGWWHMAHSYVRGPWRREDESAPMLLAKSCHDVDWIRYVTGLRVESVSSFGSLTEFRPEHRPAGAADRCLDCALEPGCPYSAPRLYLGTLRADGPVWPVTVITSRTDEQGVVDALRTGPYGRCVWACDNDVVDHQVVAMRLEGGAAATFTMTAFSEQTHRQTRVFGTHGSLEGDGERVRVVDFRDNTVRVLDTGAAGSNAADGHGGGDAGLMDAFTAAVATGDRTWVRSGAAESLDSHLVVFAAEQARRTGQVREVGAA